A stretch of DNA from Mauremys mutica isolate MM-2020 ecotype Southern chromosome 25, ASM2049712v1, whole genome shotgun sequence:
TCCATGCAGGCACGCGCCGATTGGCCCTGAAGCCAAGAGAGGCAGGGAGACACCTTCTCTGTGACGCTCACTGGCACTCGGAGGAGCCAGCGCTTAGCTGGCTGGGTGTATGCCCAGCTGTGGGGATTTTAACCGTGGCAGCTGAGGCACTGTGGGGCACCTCTAATGGTAGATGGCAGCTGggcaggggttttgtgaatgGCAGCGGCACCTAAAAATTGGACTGAGTCCCTCTTGTGACTCCTGGAGCTCACTTGAGATGGCAGCTCCTATGTCACTTAAGCACTTTCCAAAAGTTTGCCCAGAGCTGGAGTTAAGGTTGAAATCACGCAGCAGAAAAGAGGTTTGGAATGTAACATTTTTATCCCACTGGAAATGTTGGCATTTAAAAATGAGCCTCTGTTTCAACTTGGGATGGAATATTGAAATAGCAACACAAGATGAAATTCGATAAGcacaaatgcaaagttctccatttaggaaggaacaatcagctgcacacacacaaaatgggaaactgcctaggaaggagcactgaggaaagggatctgggggtaatAGTGGGTCACAAActtaaatatgagtcagcagcgcaacagtgctgcaaaaaaagcaaatatcattctaggatgtattagcaggagtgctggaagCAAGAggtgagaagtaattcttctggtCTACTCAGAACAGATTCGGCCTCAACTGGAGTCCAGTTCTGggaccacatttcaggaaagagagagacaaattggagaaagtccagagaagagcaacaaaaatgattaaaggtctagaaaacatgagctatgagggaagattgaaaaaagttggtttgtttagtctggagaagagaagattgaggggtgggacatgataacaggcttcaaatatgtaaaaggttataaaaaggaaaaatagttCTTAACCACTGAacacaggacaagaagcaatggtcttagaTCAcagaaagggaggtttaggttggacattaggaaaaacttcctaccagtcagggtggttaagcactggaacaaattgcctagagaggttgtggaatctccatcattggagatttttaagagcaggttggacaaacacctgtcagagatggtctagataatacttagtcctgcctcagagtGGGCTACTGGACTAAgtgatctactgaggtcccttccagctctacatttctataatttctatgatttctatgattTGGGATTATGAGTCCTAAAAGTTTTTAAtcagaaatgttgaaacaaaaacTTCCATAGCTTCAAACAAACCTATACAAAAATTGTCATCTTGAACTGACATTTCAGAAGAAAATGTTTCAGTCTTTATGTTGAAACAAAATAAAGATTGACATTTCAACTGGAAATGGTGATTAGAaaccaaaattttcattttgacatttcttgCAGAAAAACTGAATGTTTTCATCAGAACTGCCATTTCCCCATGAAAACTGTCATGCtggatgaaactgcatttttcaatggGAAAACTTTTTCTATGCgacttttgaccagctctacataTTAGTAATTTAGGATTAAATATGTTCCAGGGATGTTGTGATAAGCCCAAAAGCAAGCATGGTAACCCCAGGCAATTCAGAGTGATGGTCAACTATATAAGATGGTCAACTATATAATTCACACATGTAAGTTATGAAAATGCAGTTAGGGCACCCTAACAAGCTTGACTCTGCCCTATAGTGAcaccaggagagagaaaaaaggggaaaaaaacaatgtGTCTTTAAAATTTAGTTTAATGTAATCTGGGTCCACAACCACTAAAATggttgtcatagaatcatagaagattagggttggaagagacctcaggaggacatctagtccaatcccctgctcaaagcaggaccaaccccaactaaatcatcccagccagggctttgtaaaactgggccctaaaaacctctaaggatggagattccaccacctccctagaacccattccagtgcttcaccaccctcctagtgaaataatgtttcctaatatccaacctagacctcccccactgcaacttgagaccattgtgccttgttctgtcatctgccaccactgagaacagtctagatccatcctctttctggtagttgaaggctgctatcacatctcccctcactcttctgcagactaagcaagcccagttccctcagcctctccttgtaaatcatgtgccccagccccctgagcctttccgttgccctccgctggactcgctccaatttgtccacatcctttctgtagcagagggctcaaaactggatgcaatactccagatgtggcctcaccagtgctgaatagagggtaataatcacttccctcgatctgctggcaatgctcctactaatgcagcccaatatgcccattagccttcttggtaacaagggcacactgctgactcacatccagcttctcatccactgtaatccccaggtccttgtctgcagaactgccgcttagccagttagtccccagcctctagcagtgcatgggattcttctgtcctaagtgcaggactctgcacttgtccttgttgaacctcatcaggtttcttttggcccaatcctctaatttgtctaggtccctctgtatcctatccctacccttcagtgtatctaccactcctcccagtttagtgtcatctgcaaacttgctgagggtacaatccatcccatcagccagatcattaataaagatgttgaacaaaaccatccccaggaccaacctctgggttactccgcttgatactggctgccaactagacatcgagctgttgttcactacctgttgagcccaacagtCTAGCCAggttctatccactttatagtccattcatccaatccatccttctttaacttgctggcaagaatactgtggagaccgtatcaaaagctttgttaaagtcaagatatatcatgtccactgcttcccccatatccacagagccagttatctcatcatagaaggcaatcaggttggtcaggcatgacttgcctttggtggatccatgttgactgttcctgatcaccttcctctcctccaagtgcttcaaaatggtttccttgaggacctgctccatgatttttccagggactaaggtGAGTCTCACCGGtttgtagttccccaggttctccttcttcccttttttaaagatgggcactatatttgcctttttccaattgtccaggacctcccccagtcGCCAtgggttttcaaagataatggccaatggctctgcaatcacatcaggcattccctcagcaccctcggatgcattagatctggactaatgcatgtccagcttttctgaaTAGTCCTTCACCTGCTTGGTGTCTGCTTAATCTGGTCCTTAACCAGCTATATTGcttggtgtcactacagggcagagttaagggttgTAAGGGAGCCTTAGCTGTTCATTTCCACACCTTACCATGCCTGGATTTCTTTTTAAGTTTAACCTTActgctgaatttcctgggtttgtaatgcttggttggggataattacaacttctCTGCAATGAACTGAACCGTCTATTGCTGAACTGTACATTAGCTCTATTTTAACATCAGTTTTGTCTGAGACTAGAAAAAGGAGTGGGACCCTAGCAGTCTCCATTCAAGGCAGCACGTGTCTGAACTCAAGAAGTGGCTACACACGTCCCGTCATACTGCTGCCATGCCTGGAGCAGTTCATGCCAGCAGAGAGGGGACACCCTCCGGCCTCGCACCTCTGCACACCTAGCTTCAAATGGGCTTTAGATCCAAAGCGAATGGAGCCTGCTGGTTCTGACTGAGCCCACAAGAGCTGTTTGCCCACATCAGTATCTGGGGCTAATCAGTCCCTTCCTTCACTTCCAGAAGTACTGAAAATGGGCTCCCCAAAGCTGCCTCAGCAGTTCACTGCTATTGGGATGGAGCATAAATCTTCCCCAGGGACCTACCCAGGGCTCCCCCAGCTGCCCAGTGCTGGGTTTACTGGAGCTAAAGACTCCATGGAGCAGCTACAAAGCCAGAATTTTTGAGAGAGCTCAGCTCCCGCTTCGGCAGCTAAAGAAATGGGCAGGCAGGTCGGGGCACTGAGCGCGTGTGGGTGCTGAGGGCTTGGCGAGCTGGCCCTCACTCATCGCAGTGCTCTAAGCTCCAGCAGGAAGTAGCTGAAACCTTCTGCCTGGGATTTGGAGCAGGGCTCCAGTCTCTGAGGGAGACTGGCCTTGTGGATTGGGTATTAGATAATCCCAGTTCAATGTCTGGGCCTGCAGTGGATTCCCCTGGGACgctcccttaatctctctgttccCCACCTGTGAAACAAGGCTAATAACCATCCCTCTGCcttgtttatttagactgtaacccacgggggcagggcctggcttgCTCTATGGACATGTGCAGCACCCAGCCCAACAGAGCCGTGGTCGCTGTTGGGGTTCCCGGTACTATGGCGACACCAATCAGAGTGGGACGTATTGACCTGGGCCTGGGCAAACgtctcccttcccacccctggcCGGCCAAACGTGCTGGGGAGGGAGTGATAGGGAGAACTCCAGTCGCCGAGGCAATGGGGATGCTTTGGGCTGTTCTGGGAGGGTCCATTGTCTGAGCTCTGGACAGGAGATGGGCGGGTGAGTGCAGTCTGGGAGCAACACTGTGATAACAACATGGAGACCCACCCGGAGGAGGGATGGGGTCTGTGCTATCTAGGGACACCCAGGCCAGCTCTTTGCCCAGAACATTATGGATTGGTTAGAGGAACAATCCCAGCGCCCCCTACCCACACGATTCCGGGCTGATTTCTGGCCCATTGTCCTCAACAGAGCCTCTGTGCACCCAAACATCAGCTTCACTCTGCTCATTGAGTGCATTCATCTCCAGTGCCCTTTCAtcgtccccctcccctcctctcctgctctaTACCCCTCTCCCCCTGTAATCAAAAGGTAACTTCTCCCCTTGTCCTAGACCCCCCTCTAGCTGGGCAGCAGAATTCTCCCTTCTCCCAAAGCAGGTAAAGAGCCCAGCCTCCTCCATCCCGGATCGCCCGCGATAACGTGCATCCCTGCCACTCTTAGTCTAATCCCTGAGGAAGGGGGAACTGACCCAACCTCGTCTGCACTGGTGCAGGGAGACGCTTTCCCACTGCCCAGGGTAGCGCCACCAGGAGCCACAGGTGCTTGCTGAAGGCAGGTTGGTCCGGTGTCATGGCTCAGGGTGCTCTGTTAGAACACACACACTGGCTTCCTTGAAGTTACTCATCTCCTGGCACCTGGGCTTGTCACCGCACTCGGGGGTGGAGCTCCCAAACCTCTCCCTCCGAACCTGCCCCCCGGGGTGACCCAGGATCACTCACTCCATTACTCCTGCCTCTGCAGTAAGAGGGGGCTCTGTCTAGGCTGCAAGCTGGGGTAGGACTCCCCTGCTCAGGTACGCGCACTCACCTGGCGCTCAGGGACCCAGCAGGACTCTTGGCAGCGGAGCTCTAGGAGCACGGGAAGGGAGTGGAGGCACCTGTGAGGACAACCGCCCCTGAAACCAGTGGGGATGTAGGCGGCTGGACTCTGCTGCTATTTCTAGCCATGCTAGTTCAATGAGAATAGCTGGAGCACATGTACAGCAGCTGGGAGTCAACCCCGTAgctccagtgtagatgcagcctttACCACTGCAGGGGGGAGCATGTGGCTAAGTGCAGGTAGACAGACCTAAGTGATCTCTGCATGAGCTTGCACCCTAGAACTAGGGGTTTGGCCAGGGTGGCAGCTTGGGCCAGCTGCTCTGGTAGTGCCAGTGGTCAGGCACGACTGTATGCagcagccacactgcagctgCAGAACTAGTGTGTATCTGCCGACCTGCTCGGGGGAAGCCTACTCCCAGCTACCCTGCAGACATACGGTAAGAGCAGAGATCGGCCAACGGCACTGCTCACCAGCTTCTGAATGTCAAAATAGCTgcaacttccctttgtttgtgggttggggaggggagggatcggGAAATAGTTGGATGTAATATTAGTGACGTTTCTACCATAGAGTTtgcaaaaaatatttgaaattttgaaaatattcccAATAAAAAGCAGAAAGATGTGTGTGTTTTTAGAAATAATTGATATTTATGGACCACCAAAGCAGACTGGACGTTAGTGCAACACTTCTCAGAAACCGACAGCCAtacaaaatatataaattaaaagtTATAAGAGACTTCTGTACAATTTAGAAAAATGTACAAGGAGTggaatgcaatttaaaaaacacacaagcTTATTTCTTTCAGGGAGCTCGACAAAGAATATAAATAAGAACTCTCTTTCCTTGCCCTACATGCTGTACATTTTGAGGTAGAGAACTACTTTCTTTTCCTTAGAGCACAAAGCAAGATTCGGTTTTGCACCATTAGTTCATTACACTCCTAGTTCCAAACTCCTCCCCTCTGCTTGTGAGGTGAACTAGAGCGCAGGTGATTAGTCAGAACGAGGTTGCCATTTATTACCCTTCTCATAAGAATCTCCCCCTCAGCCTGTGCTGGTCTTGTCACCTGTCTAATGGAatgtcagggcagggaccatcttttcatCATGTGCACAATGCCTAGTGCGATGGGCCACGGATTCCTCGCTGCAGCGTCCAGGAGCTACCGCAATGCAAACAACAGGACAGTTTTTCAGCAGTAGTTCCTTGGGTTGGCCAATTACACAATCTCTTCCTGAGCAATTTGAACCTCGGCTACGGGCAGGTGCTTCTGCAGACGCTAAGGAAACAGCCCATGGTGCCTCTGCTCCAGTTCTTGCTTCCATGCAGTGTTGAGCTGATAACCAGACTAGGCCTCGTTTGGCATGACCCCCTGGCAAGGCACCTGAGACCCTGTTGAGAGCTCATCGGAAAATGGGATTCACATGGAAAATTTTAACTTTGTGGCAAAAGTCAACCCCCCAGATCTTCCCATTCAGAAATGCAGGGGTGGTTCCCCATGTCCCCCCTGTCCTCTATGGGCCAGACTCCCCAGCCTGACCTCTTCTCTCGTGGTGACCAGAAGGGAGAGTAAGAGCCAGATCTTGGCATGGCAATAGTAGCAGAGTTGTCACCCTCCCTCCGTGGTCCAGCTGCTAAGTGGAGGATACCCGAGGCACAATATGTTGCGGTGGGTTACAGAAGCAAGCTTTCCTTCTGGACGGCTTTGTGGCAAAATGGAAGAGACTAGGCTTTATTTCTATTAGCAACTGGGGTctgggcccagctctgcctgcagtGATGTTGATCTGTGAAATGGGTGAATGCTATTTCAAGCCAAGGTCTCCTACCTTGAGGGTAGCCAAGGGtcatgaagggggaaaaaatattaGACAGCAGGCTGTGGAAGAgctgggcccggagctcctgGTCACTCAGGTCACTGCACCTCCTACTAGGGGGCCTCCCCCTGTGGTTTTACTTCCCAAAAGTTGCAGCTTGTCACTATCCCCAAACTGCCTGCTGGGGTGGGGAATCACAGGACTCATGATCAGTGCAGGAAAGCTGGCAAAACAGCAGCGGCCTGGTCCCCCCCCAGAACAACACTGAACCTCTGCACCAAGTGCCCGGGCCAGGTCCAGGCTCTGGTGGCAAGGGGGAGGTAGATCATAGCACAGAGGGCAGTTCTgccaggccccactcccagctccaggGATTTTAGCCCTTCATGGaaaactgctgctgcttcttccccctTTTTACACCCACTCTGAGGAGCTTGGGAGGCTCATGCTCCAGGAGGATTAGCAGGAACAGGGAAATAACGATCTGTTCGTTAATAATTCCTAAGATATTTAGGGTGGTAAAAAATGAAGGCAGATTGTCCCCATTGGCACTAATGGGCAGGTGATAAGCACTTTGGCAGGACTTTCCCTGCTCTGGCTAATGTTGACTTTGTGTAAGGGATAAACCCACTGCTAGCCAAAGGACCATTTTAGTGGCCTCCAACTCTCAGTTAAGAAAGAGCTTTGCTCTGAGCTAGTCAACTTCAGCCTCTTTCAGAAAACAGAACACGCTGGTTTGGTTGAAACTGAATGGTCACAAGATCAAATATGAATAGGGGCACGGGCATTAATTTACAGTCTCAAAGCCATTTTTAATAGGGTGTGGAAGGGTGCTAATGAACCTGTGTCTGAgattcagactttaaggtcataaGGGACCCTCATGATCATCTAGCCAGCCCttctgcacagtgcaggccacagaccctccccttccccttccagtAACAgaccccctaacctctggctgggttaccgaagttctcaaatcatgctttaaagacttcaagttacagagaatccacgcTACAGTGGAAGGCAAcctccccccagggtctctgccaagctGAGCCAGGGAAAgattccttcccaacctcaaatatggtgatcggttagaccctgagcatgtgggcaagatccaccagccagacacctgggagagAATTCACCGTATTAACAACTCCGTGCTCTCCCCATCTTGTGTCCCACAACTGGCCATatgagatatttgctgctagcagtcacagaggGGACTGCCAACAATGGCATATAGCCAAtcagaccatcccctccataaccttaccaagctcagtcttgaagcaaGTTAGGTTTTTTACCCCGCgggctccccttgggaggctgctccagaacttcatcCTCTGCTGGGTAGAAACCTTCACCTagtttcaagcctaaacttgttgatggccagtttagaGGCCTTTGTTCTTGTGTgcacattggcacttaacttaaataacttctctccctccctggtatttatccctctgtaaATACATCAGCGAGCGatcagatctcccctcagccttcgcTTGGtgaggctaaacaagccaagctctttgagtgtcCTCACATGTCACAGCACGAATGTGTTACAACTTGGACGCACACCAAGGTTAGAAAGTAGATGGTTGGGCTCGAGGTCTATCCCTGGCTCGCATGCCTATTGAACAGCACCAGAATGGTGCCAGCCTCTTGGGAGAACtcagctgcacccaaactctgtcctgtTCAGTTCACCCGCAGCCCCCGTGCACAGGGGCCAGCAGTTCAGATTGGAGAATTCAAACCCACTTTCTTTCTCCCCTGACCCTCCAAGTTCTCAGGGATTTGGATATGAGGCTGCAGTTTTGACTCCTCTGAAGTGGAAGATTTAAacacctgcagcctggggagctccccacagcagcatctTGCCAACCCCTGAGTCACCAAGCAGAACTGAGGGGTAGAGCCGTGGACTAGGAGTGAAGAGACCgggttctagtctcagctctgccgGGTGAGCAAGACCCTTCCCTTCTCTAAGCCTGTGTTCCCACCCCGCCTTGGCGCACTAGGTTCtgagcacttcagggcagggatgcTGCGTCTTGCTGTGGTTAACATTTTGAAATTGCTTCAGTGACTTAGATACTTTTTAAAGTTTTACCCAATCCATCTACAGTCCCCAGCACAAGGGAACCCCATTatcctttcctctccttccctgtggAATCTGGGACAGGGAATGTCCCTCCCTAACACATTTCTCTGCAGCTGGTTGTTTTTACTCCCATCAAGAACAAGGTTTCACTCAAGAAAGAAGTTCCTATTGCATTAGTGTTTCTgcatctttccctccccccaacctctctCTGCCCTTTGTGTGTGATCTGTCCCTGACCGAGCCTCTGGTTCTGCATAGAttccatggccagaagggaccactgagaTAAACAGGAGATCGGACTTgactaacacaggccagagacctagAGTAgattttagagaaacatccagtccggattttaaaatggtcagtgacagagactccaccacaacccttggtaaattgttccactagttaattactcactgttaaaaacgtgtgctttatttccagcctgaactgggctagcttcaacttccagccactggatcgcgTTGCATCTTTCGCTGCTGGATTGAaagatcaagtcaccccttaaccgtctCTGTTAAGTTAAGCAGATTGCGCTCCTTGAGtcggtcatgttttctaatccttgaatCATTTTCGTGGCTCTTCGCTGAACCCGCTCCAATCTATCAACACCTTTCTTGAAGTGTTGCtaccagaagtggacacagtattGCAGCAGTGGGCAcacaagtgccaaatacagaggaaaaATAAACTCTATTCCTACTCAAGAGTCCCCCGTTTAACCCAGactcgcattagctcttttggccacagaatccctctgggagctcctgttcagctgattgtccaccatgacccccagctCTTGTTCAGAGTCACAGGACGCAGTCCCCCAGGCTGTATtcatggcctatattctttgtacCTAGCTATAGACACTTAGCCAcattaaaatgcacattgttcGCACCCCTGGTTCACGGGACAATCCAGCGTATCCTGTGCCGTGGCCCCTCCGCATGCAGAGGGAGAAGGAGCTGAGCGCCTTGCAGCAAGCAGTGCCTGCCTCTGCCTCACCCCAGAACGGGGCCCCGGCTCACTCCTGCACATTGCATGGATTCCTTTCCTGACGCGAGCCCTACTGCTTGCAGCTGTAGATCACCTCCTCCTGCATGCACTGCTGGCATTCCACATAGCAGCACCACTGCACTTGGCAGTGGCAAGAGAAGGTGACCATCCGGCTCTGCGTATTGTAGCCACGCCCACAGCACAGGCTGTCACAGCTGGCCTCCCGGGAGCATGTCCTTCCGGCAGTGCCCAGCGAGTATTTGCTGGGCCGGCAGAAGCTGGGAGAGTCCTCCAGGTACACCAGATCCGTGGAGCGTGGAGTAGCTGGGCTTTTGGGGGAGTGGCTGCGTCTCTGCGTGCCCACGAGCTCAGAGTGCCCCACGGCATCATTCGTGGCGCTGAAGATCTTGACAGCATCGTCAAAGCGCAGCTTGAGGATCTTGCCAGTCTCATGGAAAGGGGAGAGCTGCTTCCAGCAGGTCCTCACAGCACAGGAGCCCGAGACGCCGTGGCACTTGCACGTGGTTTTGAGACCATTCTTCACGGCCTGAGGAGGAAGAAACGCCAGTTAGTATTTGCAAGGACCATGGGCCTAGCTCTCGGTATAGATAACACTGCACGCCGCACCTCCGGAgagcatctcaaagcacttccatGCGGGATGCCAGGCCTGTGTTACAGATAGGGAAACGAAGGCACACCAAGAGGGGTCATCATAAAAATGGTTTGAAGGGTGGGAAAGTGCCTTACAGTGAGAAACTGACAGAGCTCCATCAAAAAGAAGAGGGAGAGGTGGCTCGATTCAGCAGCTGGGgatcttcacagggagaaaacacAGGGTATTAACGGACACTTGAATCTAGCGGAGAAAAgcagaacaagaaccagtggctggaagctgaaaccagacaaatccAAACGAGAAGTTAGGCCCCAACTGAACAGGGAGCGTGATTAACACTGGAATGAGCTACCAAGGGGAGTGGTTGGGGAGGGCTCAGCACAGGGGTGACATTTAAGGGCCTGCGATAgctggatgatctaatggtctcatCTAGCCTTAAATTATGAATCTATGACtagccttgcccaaggtcacaaggCAGCAGAGGCGGATTTACTATGAAACAAACAGTGCAGTGGCACAGGGCCCCCAATGACAGGACAAATCTCGGCGGACAACCTGCCCCCGAGTGCCggctggcagcacagcagggctcaggcaggctgcctgcattccCTGGCCAGTGGCCCCaggccgctcccagaagcagccggctgctggcacatctctgtgtgcccctggcgggggggggggggaaggtggctccgcgtgctgcccccaccccaagtgctgactctgcagctcccattggctgggaactgcggccaatgggagctgtgtgggcgGCGCCTGTGGGCAGCggcgcacagagaccccctggtcccccccacctaggagccgctgccaggGGGGTGTGCCGGTCGCTTTGGGAGCCACACCACCCATGGTAAGCGTCACCCTCCGAcgcttcccacaccccaaccctctgccccagcccagatcccacacccagcacacaaactccctcccagagcctgacccctgcactccctcctgccccaatcaaggtacctcactttattttcatttccttcctattacttataatataggaggaggataaagaaaaaaaagaatgaaaaacagggggggagagaagagagaatgTTATTTTTCTTGGTGGGGTCCTGAAAATGAAGctgcgcacagggccccactaactcccAATCTGCCAATCCCAGCCCCTTTCTCTAACCACCTGCCAGCCCTGCATCTCTAGCCAGACTCAAAACCCGAATGGCCAGGTGAACACGGACGGATTTACCGAGGGCAGAGCCATACGCAGACTTCACAGCGTCACTATGCTGCTGACAGCGGGCACTCAGGTTCACAGCAGGGGGCATATAGAAATCGCTCCTCTCGATCAGCCCAGGCCCCTGCCACCCGAGCGAAAGGAGAATTTTTGGTTAGCTCTCAGTAGCACAAGGCCTATGCCACAGGTAAGCGGTTCTGCCTAGTCAGTAACGGGGCAGTGGCCTCTCTCCCTCACCGCACCAGTTCCCCTGTAGAAGACATGACGGCAGAGGAGAAGTCAAGATGTTTGCGTCTGATCCCGGAGCCCCTCCTTGGCCTGGTGCCCTGCCCCTCACCTTGATGCCCACGTTGGTGTTGTGGATATCCATCTTAGCCCGCAGGTCTTTGCCGATCTTCTTCTGGCCCAGGAAGTTTTTAAGGAACTTGGTGCTGTATTTGAGGTTGTCGCCACATACTCCCCACTGCCAGGCCTTACGATTCTCCAGGTCCGGAGAGTCATCGCAGGTGCAGCGCTCCATGCGTCCAGCGCTGCAGGCCCGGGCCAGGGAGTGGGTAAGCGCCGCAGAGGACACTGCATACAGGAAGGCAGTTTCCTTAAAACCTGCACAAGATAAAGAGGTTAAgagaggctgggaatgaggaaCAGGCCTTCACCCACATAACTGGGCGCTCTGCTGTATCCACACAAAGAAATACTGGGCCCTAGTCTATGGGGAGAAGGGATGGTACAGTTTGGATGACCTACATCTCAGTCTCTTTTGGGTGACAGACCATCATGCTCCTGACTAGCACCCTCCCTTCCTGTTGCTTGTTGAGCTAATGGGATGAACAGCACAATCATAACTCTGACACTGGGTATCACAAATGTAAAGAACCAAGAAAGAGGTTCCTCAAGTGCCCGGACAGGGATTCTAGAACCTGGGGGATACAAGAAATCACAGACACCCATTTATAAAGAAGAAGTTAGACATCACCGGTATTCCTGAAACCTGAGCGAAATGTT
This window harbors:
- the WNT9B gene encoding protein Wnt-9b isoform X2 — its product is MECQYQFRNERWNCSLDGRTSLLKRGFKETAFLYAVSSAALTHSLARACSAGRMERCTCDDSPDLENRKAWQWGVCGDNLKYSTKFLKNFLGQKKIGKDLRAKMDIHNTNVGIKAVKNGLKTTCKCHGVSGSCAVRTCWKQLSPFHETGKILKLRFDDAVKIFSATNDAVGHSELVGTQRRSHSPKSPATPRSTDLVYLEDSPSFCRPSKYSLGTAGRTCSREASCDSLCCGRGYNTQSRMVTFSCHCQVQWCCYVECQQCMQEEVIYSCKQ
- the WNT9B gene encoding protein Wnt-9b isoform X1, translated to MNRCYHSPRLSPSCLLVSVDTPHGSQIFLCSRQGLTGKEGLTHLPSLGPSANPAQGKAHLKQCDLLKLSRKQKRLCQREPGLAETLRDAIRLSIMECQYQFRNERWNCSLDGRTSLLKRGFKETAFLYAVSSAALTHSLARACSAGRMERCTCDDSPDLENRKAWQWGVCGDNLKYSTKFLKNFLGQKKIGKDLRAKMDIHNTNVGIKAVKNGLKTTCKCHGVSGSCAVRTCWKQLSPFHETGKILKLRFDDAVKIFSATNDAVGHSELVGTQRRSHSPKSPATPRSTDLVYLEDSPSFCRPSKYSLGTAGRTCSREASCDSLCCGRGYNTQSRMVTFSCHCQVQWCCYVECQQCMQEEVIYSCKQ